CTTCGGCGATCGACAGGTCGCCTTCGTGGACGTGCGTCTCGCGCAGGTGCCGCAGGTCCTGGTCGGAGCTGTTGGCCCATCGGCTGATGGTCTTGCGCAGCCGACTCTTCTCGGTCACGTCACTGCACCTTGCGGGCGTTCTCGGGCAGCGTCACGGGGAGCGGCTGACCCACCGGCATGGCCTGGGCGCCTCGTCGTACGGCGACCAGGGCGAGGGCGTCCTCCCACTCCCCGGCCATCTCGGGCTCGACTGCCGGGCGACCCAGCAGCGAGGCGCGGAGCATCCAGCGGGAGCCGTTGACGCCGATGATGCGCGAGGGCTGCACGGCGTCGGTGCCGTCGGCGCGTTTGACCGGCATCTGGCAGACGAGCTCGGTGCCGAAACGGCCCTCGCGCTCGCTGACCTGGCCACCTCGCTGGGTGATGTCGGCGGCGATCTGGGGACGCACCTCGGTCCAGAGGTCACCGCCACGCGGAGCGGAGAAGGCCTGCAG
This is a stretch of genomic DNA from Nocardioides sp. InS609-2. It encodes these proteins:
- a CDS encoding DUF3710 domain-containing protein, whose amino-acid sequence is MKFRRKAATDDTTPEGADDTVAPVESGPYDAETIADSVDRVDLGSLLIAPTEGRELRLQVDDETGKVAAVMLASEEGAMELQAFSAPRGGDLWTEVRPQIAADITQRGGQVSEREGRFGTELVCQMPVKRADGTDAVQPSRIIGVNGSRWMLRASLLGRPAVEPEMAGEWEDALALVAVRRGAQAMPVGQPLPVTLPENARKVQ